A single region of the Hirundo rustica isolate bHirRus1 chromosome 17, bHirRus1.pri.v3, whole genome shotgun sequence genome encodes:
- the CCDC92 gene encoding coiled-coil domain-containing protein 92 — protein sequence MATSTLKNQLQSAQKNLLFLQREHANTLKGLHEELRRLQQRCTDLTYELTVKSSDSSESGGSRSDELKSKCKDLEAQLKIKEAENNELLKELEQKNAMIMVLENTIKEREKKYLEELKMKSHKLNMLSSELEQRASTIAYLTSQLHAAKKKLISASGTSEGTPSGSPVLSSYKPSPPKDKLPETPRRRMKKSLSTPLNPEFEEAYRIGSESRKLVLREPVDAMPDPTPFLLARETAEVHLIKERPLVIPPIPSDRAPGESHSPAREKPHKAHIGVAHRIHHAAPAQPPQEVETLAVDQVHGSKVVRKHSGTDRTV from the exons ATGGCCACCTCAACCCTGAAGAACCAGCTGCAGAGTGCCCAGAAGAacctgctgttcctgcagcGAGAACACGCCAACACCCTGAAGGGGCTGCACGAGGAGCTGCGCCGCCTGCAGCAGCGCTGCACAG atttaACCTATGAGCTGACTGTAAAGAGTTCAGACTCGTCAG AAAGTGGTGGTTCACGAAGTGATGAACTCAAAAGTAAGTGCAAGGATCTCGAAGCTCAGCTGAAAATcaaagaagctgaaaataacGAATTGTTGAAAGAACTCGAACAAAAGAACGCGATGATAATGGTGCTGGAAAACACtattaaagaaagagaaaagaagtatttggaagagttaaaaatgaaaagccatAAGCTCAATATGTTGTCCAGTGAACTGGAGCAGAGAGCGAGCACGATTGCCTATCTGACCTCTCAGCTGCATGCGGCCAAGAAGAAGCTGATAAGCGCCAGCGGGACTTCGGAGGGGACCCCGTCTGGCAGCCCCGTGCTGTCCAGCTACAAACCGTCCCCTCCCAAGGACAAACTGCCGGAGACGCCGCGGCGCCGGATGAAGAAGAGTCTGTCCACGCCGCTGAACCCCGAGTTCGAAGAGGCCTACAGAATAGGGTCGGAGAGCCGCAAGCTGGTGCTGCGAGAGCCCGTGGATGCCATGCCCGATCCCACGCCCTTCTTGCTGGCCAGGGAAACGGCAGAGGTGCATCTGATCAAGGAGAGGCCGTTGGTGATTCCACCGATCCCTTCGGATCGCGCGCCCGGCGAATCGCACAGCCCCGCCCGCGAGAAGCCGCACAAGGCGCACATCGGGGTGGCCCATCGCATCCACCACGCCGCGCCCGCCCAGCCGCCCCAGGAGGTGGAGACCCTGGCAGTGGATCAGGTCCACGGGAGCAAAGTGGTCAGAAAGCACTCGGGGACAGACAGAACTGTCTGA